AATGTTCATGCGCGCAATCGGAGAAGTGGAATCTTGAGAGGTCTTCAGATCGTGCGTGCCGTGGCATTCCACGCAGGTGGCCGCGTGCTTGCCGCTCGCCAAAGCGCGCGCATGCGCGCTCTTCATGTAGGAGTCGGAAGGTTGCATCACCGACACCATGTGCTTCTTCATCTTTTCCCGGTCGGAATGACACACACCACATGTCTCGACCAGCCGTGACGGATGCGTCCGAGACAGCGGGTCCGTAGAGGGGCGCATATCGTGAACGCCATGACAGTCCTTACAGCTTGCCGCATCGTGGTCGCCATTCCGCAAAGCCACTGCATGAAGGCTACCCTGGTATTGCTCCATCTCTTCGGTGTGACACTCGCCACAGTTCACATCCGCCAGCTCGGGATTATGCGGCGTCTCCGTGGCGTCGGTATGGCACATGACACAGTCCAGGCCGCCATGAGTCAACTGTGAGAAGGCTTCCTTATCGATGTACAGCGAACGGGCGGAGCCATCGGGATTCGTCGCGGATAAACTCGGATCGCCGTGACACACGTAGCAATCAACAGGTTCGGAGTCCGACGCTGGAGTCTCTTCCGGCGCGGGCGCGGGCGCTTCAAGCGCGGGCGCTTCCGGAGCTGCTTCTCCGGCAGGCGCGACGCCGGCAGGCTGAGACGAAGTCTCGGCGGTGGTCTGCGCAAACACGATGCCGCCCTCGCCCTTCTCTCCGAGTAACAGCCCGCCTCCGAGGGTCAGACAACACAGGCCCGCCAGTAGAGAGACTCGAATCAGTGTAACGCGCTTACGGCCATTCTTGAGATTCACGGCTATCCATACCTTCAATCAACGGAGACCCAATCACTTGTACCCAATCAGCATCGACCAGATAATCAGCAGCACCAGGCCGAAGCCAACAACCAATGCCAACGTACCGAAAATGGCCGCCCAGAATCGGAACTCTTTGGGAGCCTGATGACGAAGCCGCTTGTCCAGTTCGCCGCTCTCCCTAAGCTCCTCGTAGTAGCGCGGACGCTCTTCTTTCAGTTCTTCTTCTGGCACAAGCCCGGTGAACATCGCCATGTCCATCGGGAACTTCTCCGGTCTGAAGTGCGTGTTGAAGAAGTGAATGGTGAAGATGAATCCAACAGCTAGAAGCGCCTCGTCACTGTGGATAATTGTCGCAACATTGATTAACCATCCCGGCAATACGCGCGTGAACGCTTCGGGGAACCACAGGAATAAGCCGGTCGATCCAATTATCGCTACGCCCCAGAAAACAGCGAAGTAGTCGAACTTCTCCCAGTAGGTCCACTCGCCATACTGCGGGCGGGGCCCCTTTCCACGGAACCATTTGACCGTCGCCACAAACTCCCTGAAATCGCGCAGAGTCGGGAGCAACGTACCCGTGCCCAGTAGAATCTGCTTCCAACTGGAGCCCGTCTCTCTCTTGCGGTGCGCAATGTAGCCAAGGTGGGCAATGAACACGACGACCATGATCACAGCGCACACACGATGAATGATCCCGCATGCGGCAAATCCGCCGAGCGCCCACGACAACCATTGCGCCCACGGCATGTACGAGAACTTGAGCGCCATCCCCGTGAGGGCCAGCCCAAAGAAGCTCAGGATGAGCACAAAGTGCATCTGACGGACGACCGGCACAAAGCGGACCACCATCTTCGCCTCTTCACCGCCGGCCGCCGCGATATGATCGCGCGCACGCCGCATCTCACGCCAGGAACGCGGCAGCCACATGAGCGTGTGCAAGCCAAAGAATCCGAACGTTCCTACCAGCAAGGCGGTCATTCCCCAGAATGCATAGAAGAGCGCCGGATACTTCTCCGGGTCGTGATGGGTCGCGTGGGTCAAATAGCCCGCGAAGCGTCTGTTCGCGCCCGGATGGCACTTTGCGCACGTCTGCACGATGTTCTCACGGCTGAGATGGGACTCCGGATTCTCCGGAGGCAGCGTATCGTGCGCGCCGTGACAGTCGTAGCACTTCGCCGCCACCGCGGAACCCAGCTTCGATACTTTGCCATGGTACGTGTCGAAATAGGTCTTGCTGACGTCTTCATGACACTTGCCGCAGGTAGTTAGAATGTCGAACTTGAACTTCTCCTCGCTTGTACGGGAAATGCTGTGCGCCGTATGGCAACTGCTGCACACGGGAAGATTGTCGGAGTTGCTGACCAAAGACGAGTGGATACTCTTTCGGAACTGTTGTTCTATTCCGTCGTGGCACTGGCCACAGGTATTGGCAATGTTGTTCTTGTTTACCGTGGAACGGGAATCTGATGGCGGAAGGGGGCTGTGAGCCGTGTGGCAACTCGTACACGTGGCCGTGTTGATCAAACCGCTCTTGGACAATCCCTCGCCGTGCACGCTTTCCGTGTAGTGTGCGACGATGCCCGCAAATTCCGGCCCGAGCCTGCGCGCTGCAGCCTCGCCCTCGCGATGGCACTTCCCGCAGAGGGTAGGTACGTTGCGCGCAAAAGTGGGCGATTCGGAATCCTTCTTCGATTTTGTTGCGTGCCCGCTATGACAATCCAGGCAATCCGGCGCTTCAGGATCGCCCTTTGCCAGAAGTTGTCCGTGAATACTCTCTTTGTGCTGATTTACCTGGTCCGCATGGCAGACAGCGCAGTCCACTTTCGCAATCACCGTCGCGCAGGGGCGCTCGGCGTGACGCGGGTCCGCTCCCGTATGGCACTGGGCGCACCGCGTGTCCTTGTGCGTGGAGTGGGTTAGGTCGTCAACGTTGACCGCCGCCAATGTGCCGCCTGCCTTCTTCTCGAGCGGCTTCTCGTGACAGATCATGCAATCGCGGTCGCTCACGCCTTCTTCGTAGTACACCCTTCGAGCTTTGTGCGGCTGATGGCAATCGATACAGACCGGAACCACATCCGGCTGTTCTTCCCAAAGCTTACCGTCGATAACCTTCCTGTGAACCTGCTCAATCAGCGCGTGGCACTTGGTGCAAACACCCGAGACGTTCTTGCGGTTAATGCTCGACTCAGGGTCTGTGTGGGGAAGCACATTGTGGGCCGTATGACAACTCGTGCAGACTGCGGTGACTTTCAGCCCCTGCCCGAAAAGACCCTGCGCGTGCATGCTTTCGTCATAGTTGGTGAGAATGTCATGCTGCGAGATGTTGCGGCTTTTCGCGACTGGGGCGTTCTCCGCGTGACAGTTGCCGCACATCTCCGGAATGTGTATGGGATTGGTTCGCGACTTAGGATCGTCCAGCGCACGGATATCGTGGGTCCCGTGGCAATCGCTGCACTGAGGCGCAAGCGGATCGTTTTTCGCGACGGACTGCCCGTGGAGGCTCTTTGCGTACAGCGCCGCCTCGTCGCCATGACAGGAACCGCAATCAACAGGTTTGAGTCCGGGTTCGTGCGGTAGTTCGGCAATGTCCGTGTGGCACGCAATGCATCCGATGGGACCGTGGATGGTGTTCGTGTAGAGCTCTTGATCGATGTACAGAGAGATCGTCTTGCCGTCATCTGTGGTCTTGGTGAGCGAGTTGTCGCCGTGGCACATGAAGCACTGCTCGTCTTCCAGTTGTGCGCCCGCCCAAGGAACCACAAACCAGACCATGCAAGCAAGCAGAACTAGCCTTGCAGCGTCGCGCACTCGAAAGAACATCTTCACGCCCCTTTTGAATACAGCTCTGCCACGGTAACCCGCAGTTCTTACGGCGACTTTCCCCGCCAGCAAGAATTGCCCAGATGCAAAACCATGGGGTCATGCCATGAGGATTTCTTGCGAACACACGCTGCTTACGGAGGACTGCCTCGTCTCTAGCAGCAGATCTCACACACGTACTACTTACGAGATTTGTTCGTGTGTGTTCGTGAGAAATCCGGACTAACCACCATCCGGTGATTCCCCTTGACCAGTACAGCTCGGCTTGCGGAATCAGACGCGGTAGTATGGCATCTCCGGGAAGGCGCTGTCGAGCAAAAAATACGACTACATGCTTTTATTGTCATTCGCGTTTTGTTGGTTTTTTAATTAAACAAAAACAAAATTGAATCACCCGAGAAACAGAAAAGGGCGAGAATTCACTTGGACTGGATTCTGACCGAATCGACTTCAATTCTGCCCAAAAGGCGAAGCAATCCGTCCAGAATAGTGAGCGGATGTGGAGGGCAACCGGGGATGTACAAATCGATCGGCAGCAAGCCTTCTACGCCATTGTGCTGCTGACTGTGCCCAGCATAAGGCCCACCCGAAATAGCACATGCTCCGACCACGATGACCAGCTTGGGCGCGGGGACTGCCTCGTAGGTCTTCTCAAGGGCCAACCGCATGTTCTCTGAAACGCAGCCGGTAACCAAGATACCGTCTGCGTGACGCGGCGAAGCCACCATCTGAATGCCGAACCGTCCGATATCCCATCCGATTGTGCTCAAAACGTTCACGTCCGCTTCGCACGCGTTACACCCGCCCGCGCTGACTTGCCGCAATCGCAACGAACGTCCAAACAGTCGCTTCAGTTTTGCATCAAGCGCTCGGGCGAGTCTGAGTTCATCCTGCGCTCCAACGAAGAGGTCCTCGCGCGTACGCGTGGACAAGCGATAGTCTTGGAGATGCGTGATCGCGTGTTGGGGACACGCTTCTGAGCAATCTGCACAAAACAGGCACTTTCCCAAATCAACCTGGGGAAGACGTTCGGCAGTCAGCGCTTCGGTTGGGCAAGCTTCAATGCACGCGCGGCACCCTTCCACGCACTTCGACGCATCGATCACGGGACGGCCCCTGAATCGATCGGGCATCGCAGGCGGTTCTCCGTCGGGATACGTTATGGTGCGATGGCCTTGTTTCAGCCTGGCGAGTAACGGTTTCAGCATGCGTCTATCCTTGCATACTCACAGGTCGAACCCGCAGTACGAGAGATTGAAGCTCTTGTTGCAGAGCGGAAAATCCGAGATCGGCTGGTTGCGTAATGCCATCGATAGTCCCGTCCAATTGTGAAAGGATGGGTCCGTAACCTTGTATGAGGAAAACTTCCCGTTGCTGCCGGTTATTGCCACATGACAAATCTCGCCTCGCCAACCTTCTATCAGTGAGGCAGCAATGCTGTCAGCGGCCAGTTCGCGTCGGCTCGACAGACTATCCGAGGCGGGCAGCGAGTTGAGACGCTCTCGAATGAACACAATTGAGCGCTGTATCTCCAACCATCGGACGTACGCGCGCGAATTCACGTCGCCGTGGTGGGCCGTTGCCAGCGGAATGTTTGTGAATTGGTATACCCCGGTCGGGTGCGTGGACCGGATATCCACCTCCACACCACACGCCCGCGCCGCAGGACCGACAAGGCCCAAATCCACGCAGGCCGTCCGGCTGACCATGCCCGTCTGCTCAAATCGCCCCTGGACGGTGGCGCTCTCCCAAAGGAGGTTGACGGCAATCTGCAAATCGCGCTCGGCAGTTTCCAGACGCTTCTTCAATTCGGTTGCACGCTCGGGCTCCAGCATAAAACGCACGCCACCGGGAACGACCAAGGAACGTCCGAATCGGTTGCCGCAAAGCAATGCGGTCATGTTCAGGAGATCGCCTCGAATCCTGCCGCAGAACGATTGTGTGGGAAGAAAACCTACGTCTCCCGCCAACGCGCCCAAGTCTCCCGTATGATTTGCCAGACGCTCCAGTTCAAGCGCGATTGCGCGCACCACCTGCGCGTGCGCAGACACATGAACTCGCGACAGGGCCTCGACATTCTGACTATATGCCCACGCGTGCCCAACGGTCGTGTCTCCCGCGAGTGTCTCCATCACATGAATCGTTCGATTGTGCGGGCCGTCAACCAACGCGTCTTCCACACCTCGGTGCTGATATCCCAACGAAATTTCGAGGTGGAAGACTTCTTCTCCGTGGCACTGGAAACGGAAGTGGCCGGGTTCAATGACACCGGCGTGAACCGGCCCCACGGCTACCTCATGCACTTCATCGCCATCGACTTTGAAGAAGTCCATCTCGCCAATTCGGGCATTTCGTTGGTCGGCTTTGTCAGGAAAACGGACCGGTTTCAGCCACGGATGACCTTCAGGAGCGACACCGGTTTGTTCCGCGATTTCTCTTTCAAAAAGATGGACTTGAGGGCAACTTGGCGTCAGCGATGCATAACGCTCACCTTCGAGTGCGCCAATCCCGATCAAAACGCTACCGTCCGAATCGTCCGTGAGCACGGCTACCAATTCCGGCTTGCCGCTTTCGGTTGGCCGCCGGACAAACAATGACGAAACCCTGCAACGAGCTTTCACGGCATCGATTAAGGCAACCCGAAACTGATCAATCGGCCTGCGCGGTACATCTATCAGCGCAAGCGCCTCGCCGTTCCACGTCTTCGCAAATGCAGACGAAGTCATGGCATCACCTGAACATAGTCAACGGCTTGATAAAGAATCGTGCGCAGCGTCTCGGGCAGGTGAACTCCAAGCACCAAGACAAACGTGAGCAAGACTACGATCGGTACAACTGTCCCCGCGTTGTCTCTGTAGTCTCGCTTGGAGGGAGAATCGTCAGCGCCGCCCATGACAACGGCAACTACCGTCTTCCCCATGCCTGCGAATACGAGGAACAGGAGCAGCAGGTACGCGGCGGCGATGCCGTATCGGTATTGTGTCATCGCTGCCTGCAAAATGGTTATCACGCTCACAAAGGGACCAAACGGAGGCGAACCGGCAACAGCAAAGAACCCGACCAGAAACAAACCTCCCGACAAAGGAACGCGCGACATGGCGCCCCGGACATCGGCGGAGGACTTGCTATCGTAGGCGCGGTGGATGTTTCCGGAAGACAGGAACATCACACCTTTTGCGAGCGCGTTATTCAGCATGTGCAGCAACGCGCCGAAGAGTCCCAAGCCACCCAGCCCGGCTCCAATCGCCAAAATTCCCATCTGCTCAACACTCGAATAGGCGAGCATGCGCTTGAAGTCTCGTTGACGGGCAAGAAATGCTGCGGCAAGGGCCATCGAAGACACGCCCAGTATGATCCACGCGCGACTGACCATCGCTGCCTGTCCGGCCGCGACCAGAATCATGGAAACTCTAAGAATGGCGACGAACGCGCAACTCGTCAGTCCGCCCGCGAGCATGGCCCCCACAAGCCCTGGCGCTTCCCCATAGGCATCCGGCTTCCACGTGTGCATGGGCGCCAATCCCATTTTTGTTCCGTACCCTACGAGCAGCGTGAGAAATGCAGCGCGCAACCACGGCGCCGAGAAATTGTGAGCCGAGCGCACCAAATCCGACAGCACCAATTTTGGGGCGTCTCCCGCGGTCAGAGTCGAATACGCAAGGAAATATAGTCCAAGTAGTGCCAACGCGATTCCCACCGAACAGACGATCAGGTACTTCCACGTTGCTTCGATCGCTTTCGGCGTATATCGAAAATGAATCAATGGGGCCGCGGCCAGGGTGGTTGCTTCCACGGCGACCCACAGCACCCCCAAATGCTGCGCATACGCAACAAGCGACATCATCGCCACGAGTATGAGCAAACAGGCGACAAAGTTCCGGTTGGAGCGCTCGTTGCGAAACCGGAGGTATCCGGGCGCGTAGAATGAGCAGCACAGGAACAGTCCGCTCACCGAAAGTAGGAGTATCTTGCCGAGCGGGTCCAACATCATCCATTCATCACCTACCGGAGCGTACTCCTGCGCAACGGCATTCACCGTCGCGCCGGCATGCACTACACCCACGAACGGTAGCACGTAAGGACGCAGCCGGTTGGATGGCACCGCATACGCCATGCAAGCGGCAAGGACTGGTCCTAATATGAGTAAAATCAAAGCCACGGCTATTCCTTCAACGTCGTGAGGTGGGCCGTATCCAACGACGAGAAGGTCAATCGGATATGGTTGATGATGATTCCCATCACGAATACGCCCACAAGGACGTCAAGCAACACAGCCAACTCGACGAGGAGTGGCATTGCGTCGATCAGGAGCAAGCCAAAGATGAATACGCCGTTTTCAAGCACCAGGTATCCGACCACCTGAGTGATCGCCTTGTGCCGTGTAGTAAGCAGGATAAAGCCGCTGAGTACGGTCGCGAAGGAGACGGAGACGACAAGCGTACCTTGCTGTCCATTCACCAAGGGCAACGAGTCCGCGAATATCATGGCGAGTCCGGTACCTGCCGCTCCAAGCATCAGTGACGGAATGAATCCGAGAAGCGGCTCCACTTCGCGGCGAATGTGGGCGTCGCGTATCGCTTTGAAAAGCAGTTTGGGTATCACCACCCCTTTGACGGTAGCGGTCAGTAGGCACAATCCAAGCACACGCAAGCCGGGAGTTGCCTCCTGCAACAGCGGCATGAGTCCCAACAAGGCACCCTGAATGCCAACCGTCCGTATCAATACGCGCAATCGGCTGGAACCCAGCGCGACAAAGTCGAGCAGTACGGTCAGTATAAGAGCCAAACTCAGCATTGCATTCATAGTCCCGTTCATCGCAACAACAACGACGCGCCGAAGGCGGC
This genomic stretch from Candidatus Hydrogenedentota bacterium harbors:
- a CDS encoding 4Fe-4S binding protein, producing the protein MLKPLLARLKQGHRTITYPDGEPPAMPDRFRGRPVIDASKCVEGCRACIEACPTEALTAERLPQVDLGKCLFCADCSEACPQHAITHLQDYRLSTRTREDLFVGAQDELRLARALDAKLKRLFGRSLRLRQVSAGGCNACEADVNVLSTIGWDIGRFGIQMVASPRHADGILVTGCVSENMRLALEKTYEAVPAPKLVIVVGACAISGGPYAGHSQQHNGVEGLLPIDLYIPGCPPHPLTILDGLLRLLGRIEVDSVRIQSK
- a CDS encoding cytochrome c3 family protein, with product MFFRVRDAARLVLLACMVWFVVPWAGAQLEDEQCFMCHGDNSLTKTTDDGKTISLYIDQELYTNTIHGPIGCIACHTDIAELPHEPGLKPVDCGSCHGDEAALYAKSLHGQSVAKNDPLAPQCSDCHGTHDIRALDDPKSRTNPIHIPEMCGNCHAENAPVAKSRNISQHDILTNYDESMHAQGLFGQGLKVTAVCTSCHTAHNVLPHTDPESSINRKNVSGVCTKCHALIEQVHRKVIDGKLWEEQPDVVPVCIDCHQPHKARRVYYEEGVSDRDCMICHEKPLEKKAGGTLAAVNVDDLTHSTHKDTRCAQCHTGADPRHAERPCATVIAKVDCAVCHADQVNQHKESIHGQLLAKGDPEAPDCLDCHSGHATKSKKDSESPTFARNVPTLCGKCHREGEAAARRLGPEFAGIVAHYTESVHGEGLSKSGLINTATCTSCHTAHSPLPPSDSRSTVNKNNIANTCGQCHDGIEQQFRKSIHSSLVSNSDNLPVCSSCHTAHSISRTSEEKFKFDILTTCGKCHEDVSKTYFDTYHGKVSKLGSAVAAKCYDCHGAHDTLPPENPESHLSRENIVQTCAKCHPGANRRFAGYLTHATHHDPEKYPALFYAFWGMTALLVGTFGFFGLHTLMWLPRSWREMRRARDHIAAAGGEEAKMVVRFVPVVRQMHFVLILSFFGLALTGMALKFSYMPWAQWLSWALGGFAACGIIHRVCAVIMVVVFIAHLGYIAHRKRETGSSWKQILLGTGTLLPTLRDFREFVATVKWFRGKGPRPQYGEWTYWEKFDYFAVFWGVAIIGSTGLFLWFPEAFTRVLPGWLINVATIIHSDEALLAVGFIFTIHFFNTHFRPEKFPMDMAMFTGLVPEEELKEERPRYYEELRESGELDKRLRHQAPKEFRFWAAIFGTLALVVGFGLVLLIIWSMLIGYK
- a CDS encoding NADH-quinone oxidoreductase subunit C, translated to MTSSAFAKTWNGEALALIDVPRRPIDQFRVALIDAVKARCRVSSLFVRRPTESGKPELVAVLTDDSDGSVLIGIGALEGERYASLTPSCPQVHLFEREIAEQTGVAPEGHPWLKPVRFPDKADQRNARIGEMDFFKVDGDEVHEVAVGPVHAGVIEPGHFRFQCHGEEVFHLEISLGYQHRGVEDALVDGPHNRTIHVMETLAGDTTVGHAWAYSQNVEALSRVHVSAHAQVVRAIALELERLANHTGDLGALAGDVGFLPTQSFCGRIRGDLLNMTALLCGNRFGRSLVVPGGVRFMLEPERATELKKRLETAERDLQIAVNLLWESATVQGRFEQTGMVSRTACVDLGLVGPAARACGVEVDIRSTHPTGVYQFTNIPLATAHHGDVNSRAYVRWLEIQRSIVFIRERLNSLPASDSLSSRRELAADSIAASLIEGWRGEICHVAITGSNGKFSSYKVTDPSFHNWTGLSMALRNQPISDFPLCNKSFNLSYCGFDL
- a CDS encoding hydrogenase → MAYAVPSNRLRPYVLPFVGVVHAGATVNAVAQEYAPVGDEWMMLDPLGKILLLSVSGLFLCCSFYAPGYLRFRNERSNRNFVACLLILVAMMSLVAYAQHLGVLWVAVEATTLAAAPLIHFRYTPKAIEATWKYLIVCSVGIALALLGLYFLAYSTLTAGDAPKLVLSDLVRSAHNFSAPWLRAAFLTLLVGYGTKMGLAPMHTWKPDAYGEAPGLVGAMLAGGLTSCAFVAILRVSMILVAAGQAAMVSRAWIILGVSSMALAAAFLARQRDFKRMLAYSSVEQMGILAIGAGLGGLGLFGALLHMLNNALAKGVMFLSSGNIHRAYDSKSSADVRGAMSRVPLSGGLFLVGFFAVAGSPPFGPFVSVITILQAAMTQYRYGIAAAYLLLLFLVFAGMGKTVVAVVMGGADDSPSKRDYRDNAGTVVPIVVLLTFVLVLGVHLPETLRTILYQAVDYVQVMP
- a CDS encoding hydrogenase: MNAMLSLALILTVLLDFVALGSSRLRVLIRTVGIQGALLGLMPLLQEATPGLRVLGLCLLTATVKGVVIPKLLFKAIRDAHIRREVEPLLGFIPSLMLGAAGTGLAMIFADSLPLVNGQQGTLVVSVSFATVLSGFILLTTRHKAITQVVGYLVLENGVFIFGLLLIDAMPLLVELAVLLDVLVGVFVMGIIINHIRLTFSSLDTAHLTTLKE